From Microbacterium sp. LWH11-1.2, one genomic window encodes:
- the argC gene encoding N-acetyl-gamma-glutamyl-phosphate reductase: MTYTVAVSGASGYAGGEILRLLADHPDIEIRTVTAHSNAGQPLIDHQPHLRSLAHLTLQDTTPQILAGHDIVFLALPHGQSGQYTDALGDVPLVIDAGADHRLTSPSAWDAFYGGTFHDAWTYGVPELLVDGVKQREHLRGASRIAAPGCNASTVSLSLAPGIAAGVIDPSDIVSVLAVGPSGAGKSLKSNLLASEILGTANPYAVGGTHRHIPEIRQALAAAIPSTGSGTQGGDVRISFTPVLVPMSRGILATSTAPIVEGASDAQIRDAWESAYAGETFVQLLPEGRFPRTADVLGANTALIGLAIDRAANRVTVVTAVDNLVKGTAGAAIQSMNLALGLPEGRALSVNGVAP, encoded by the coding sequence ATGACGTATACCGTCGCCGTCTCCGGCGCATCCGGCTACGCAGGCGGCGAGATTCTGCGCCTCCTGGCCGATCATCCCGACATCGAGATCCGCACAGTGACGGCTCACTCGAACGCCGGCCAGCCGCTCATCGACCATCAGCCGCACCTGCGCTCGCTGGCCCACCTCACCCTTCAGGACACGACGCCGCAGATCCTCGCCGGTCACGACATCGTGTTCCTCGCGCTGCCGCACGGGCAGTCCGGCCAGTACACGGATGCGCTCGGCGACGTGCCGCTCGTGATCGACGCCGGTGCCGACCACCGGCTCACGTCGCCGTCCGCGTGGGACGCCTTCTACGGCGGCACGTTCCACGACGCCTGGACCTACGGCGTGCCGGAACTCCTCGTCGACGGCGTGAAGCAGCGCGAGCACCTGCGCGGAGCGAGCCGTATCGCGGCGCCGGGGTGCAACGCGTCCACGGTGAGCCTCAGCCTCGCGCCGGGTATCGCCGCCGGGGTCATCGACCCGTCCGACATCGTCTCGGTCCTCGCGGTAGGCCCCTCGGGCGCGGGCAAGAGCCTCAAGAGCAATCTGCTCGCCAGTGAGATCCTCGGCACCGCCAACCCCTACGCGGTCGGGGGCACGCACCGGCACATCCCCGAGATCCGGCAGGCGCTCGCCGCGGCGATCCCCTCGACAGGCTCAGGAACCCAGGGCGGCGACGTCCGCATCTCGTTCACCCCGGTGCTGGTGCCGATGTCCCGCGGAATCCTCGCCACCTCCACCGCACCGATCGTCGAAGGAGCCTCCGACGCGCAGATCCGCGACGCGTGGGAGAGCGCCTACGCCGGCGAGACCTTCGTGCAGCTCCTCCCGGAGGGACGCTTCCCGCGCACCGCCGACGTGCTCGGGGCCAACACCGCCCTGATCGGCCTCGCGATCGACCGTGCCGCGAACCGCGTCACGGTCGTCACCGCGGTCGACAACCTCGTCAAGGGCACGGCGGGCGCCGCCATCCAGTCCATGAACCTCGCGCTCGGCCTCCCCGAAGGCCGCGCCCTCTCAGTGAACGGAGTCGCGCCGTGA
- the argJ gene encoding bifunctional glutamate N-acetyltransferase/amino-acid acetyltransferase ArgJ, with protein sequence MSVTAPAGFEAAGVAAGLKSTGKPDVAVVVNRGPRKVGAAVFTSNRAKANPIIWSQQAVADRVVEAVVLNSGGANCFTGAFGFQTTHQTAEKAAELLGVSAGDVLICSTGLIGVGDEVFRAKVLDGTAQAIAELSADGGQAAAEAIMTTDSVSKTAVVSRDGWTIGGMAKGAGMLAPGLATMLVVITTDAVVEPLDADAALRRATGQTFDRLDSDGCMSTNDQVTLLANGASGIVPDLDDFAAALTELSQQLAVKLQGDAEGASHDITIEVQHAASEQEAVEVGRSVARNNLFKAAIFGNDPNWGRVLAAIGTTNAQFDPYDVDVWMNGVRVCSQGGPDRPREEVDLTPRATHLVIDLKSGDATATILTNDLTHDYVHENSAYAS encoded by the coding sequence GTGAGCGTCACCGCCCCCGCAGGATTCGAGGCGGCCGGTGTCGCCGCAGGGCTCAAGTCCACCGGCAAGCCCGACGTCGCCGTCGTCGTCAACCGCGGACCGCGCAAGGTCGGAGCCGCGGTGTTCACGAGCAACCGCGCCAAGGCCAACCCGATCATCTGGTCGCAGCAGGCGGTCGCCGACCGCGTCGTCGAGGCGGTCGTGCTCAACTCCGGCGGTGCGAACTGCTTCACCGGCGCCTTCGGATTCCAGACCACGCATCAGACCGCCGAGAAGGCCGCCGAGCTCCTCGGCGTCAGCGCCGGCGACGTCCTGATCTGCTCCACCGGCCTGATCGGCGTCGGCGACGAGGTGTTCCGCGCCAAGGTGCTCGACGGCACCGCGCAGGCGATCGCCGAGCTCAGCGCCGACGGGGGACAGGCAGCTGCCGAGGCGATCATGACCACCGACTCCGTGTCGAAGACGGCGGTCGTCTCCCGGGACGGCTGGACGATCGGCGGCATGGCGAAGGGCGCGGGGATGCTGGCGCCCGGGCTCGCCACGATGCTCGTGGTGATCACCACCGATGCGGTCGTCGAGCCGCTCGACGCCGACGCGGCCCTCCGCCGTGCGACCGGGCAGACCTTCGACCGGCTCGACTCGGACGGCTGCATGTCGACCAATGATCAGGTGACGCTGCTCGCCAACGGCGCCTCGGGGATCGTCCCCGACCTCGACGACTTCGCCGCCGCGCTGACCGAGCTCTCCCAGCAGCTCGCGGTGAAGCTGCAGGGCGACGCCGAGGGCGCGAGCCACGACATCACGATCGAAGTGCAGCACGCGGCATCCGAGCAGGAGGCCGTCGAGGTCGGCCGCTCCGTCGCCCGCAACAACCTCTTCAAGGCGGCGATCTTCGGCAACGACCCCAACTGGGGTCGGGTGCTCGCGGCGATCGGCACCACGAACGCCCAGTTCGACCCCTACGACGTCGACGTCTGGATGAACGGCGTGCGGGTGTGCAGCCAGGGTGGTCCGGATCGCCCCCGCGAGGAGGTCGACCTGACCCCGCGCGCCACGCACCTCGTGATCGACCTGAAGTCGGGCGACGCGACGGCGACGATCCTCACCAACGACCTCACCCACGACTACGTGCACGAGAACAGCGCCTACGCCTCATGA
- the argB gene encoding acetylglutamate kinase — translation MTDIQDTPAEVAAQKATTLIESLPWLKKFRDQIVVIKYGGNAMVSDELQDAFAQDIAYLRNVGVQPVVVHGGGPQISDMLQRLEIPSEFKGGYRVTNTEAISVVRMVLTGQVNPQLVSKINSHGPIATGLSGEDAGLFGGRRRGVVIDGLEVDLGRVGDVVEVDPTPVLDHLAAGRVPVVSSIAPDLDHPGQSLNVNADAAAAALAVALKARKLVVLTDVPGLYADWPNRDSLVSHLTSEDLIRMLPTLESGMIPKMRACLDAVEGGVDAAAIIDGRVPHSVLVELFTSKGIGTEVVLGKTEVTA, via the coding sequence ATGACCGACATCCAGGACACCCCCGCCGAGGTCGCCGCGCAGAAGGCGACGACCCTCATCGAGTCGCTGCCGTGGCTGAAGAAGTTCCGCGACCAGATCGTCGTCATCAAGTACGGCGGCAACGCCATGGTGTCGGACGAGCTGCAGGATGCCTTCGCGCAGGACATCGCCTATCTCCGCAACGTCGGCGTGCAGCCGGTGGTCGTGCACGGCGGCGGTCCCCAGATCTCCGACATGCTGCAGCGGCTCGAGATCCCCAGCGAGTTCAAGGGCGGCTACCGCGTCACCAACACCGAGGCGATCAGCGTCGTGCGGATGGTGCTCACCGGTCAGGTGAACCCGCAGCTGGTCTCGAAGATCAACTCGCACGGACCCATCGCGACCGGACTCAGCGGTGAGGATGCCGGACTCTTCGGCGGACGCCGCCGCGGCGTGGTCATCGACGGGCTCGAGGTCGATCTCGGTCGCGTCGGCGACGTCGTCGAGGTCGACCCGACTCCCGTGCTCGACCACCTCGCGGCGGGTCGCGTGCCGGTGGTCTCGAGCATCGCCCCGGATCTCGATCACCCCGGCCAGTCGCTCAACGTCAACGCGGATGCCGCGGCGGCGGCACTCGCCGTCGCCCTCAAGGCCCGCAAGCTCGTCGTGCTGACCGACGTTCCGGGGCTCTACGCGGACTGGCCCAATCGGGACTCGCTCGTGTCGCATCTGACATCGGAGGATCTCATCCGGATGCTTCCGACGCTCGAGTCCGGGATGATCCCCAAGATGCGCGCCTGTCTCGACGCCGTCGAGGGCGGCGTCGACGCAGCGGCCATCATCGACGGACGGGTGCCGCACTCGGTGCTCGTCGAGCTCTTCACCAGCAAGGGAATCGGAACCGAAGTGGTTCTGGGAAAGACGGAGGTGACGGCATGA
- a CDS encoding acetylornithine transaminase, protein MTVWQDDVARDLVQNAGARLALLTRGEGSYLWDADDRRYLDFLAGIAVTSLGHAHPVFVEAISKQAATLAHVSNYFATPPQLALAARLKRLAGAGIDGRVYFSNSGAEANEAAFKLARLHGGTERPRIIALENGFHGRTMGSLAMTAKASMRAPFEPMPGGVEHIPATIEALEAAMDDRVAAVIVEPIQGEAGVVELPEGYLAAARSLTLAHGALLIVDEIQTGAGRTGAWFGFSHEGITPDAITLAKGIGGGFPIGALVTYGAASDLFTPGSHGSTFGGNPLATAVADAVLTEIERAGLVENAARRGEELRELILGLDSPLISAVRGRGLLIGVALSAPVAGDVVAAAQERGLIVNAANPETVRIAPALTIGDDELAEFRELFAAALADVSASVSGKVPA, encoded by the coding sequence ATGACCGTCTGGCAGGACGATGTGGCGCGCGATCTCGTGCAGAACGCCGGAGCCCGGCTTGCTCTGCTCACCAGGGGTGAGGGCTCGTACCTCTGGGATGCCGATGACCGACGCTATCTGGACTTCCTGGCCGGCATCGCCGTGACTTCGCTCGGCCACGCGCACCCCGTGTTCGTCGAGGCGATTTCGAAGCAGGCCGCGACGCTCGCACACGTGTCGAACTACTTCGCGACCCCGCCGCAGCTGGCACTCGCCGCCCGCCTCAAGCGTCTCGCCGGCGCGGGCATCGACGGACGGGTGTACTTCTCGAACTCCGGGGCCGAGGCGAACGAGGCGGCGTTCAAGCTCGCCCGCCTGCACGGCGGCACCGAGCGTCCGCGGATCATCGCCCTCGAGAACGGCTTCCACGGCCGCACGATGGGGTCGCTCGCCATGACGGCGAAGGCGTCGATGCGTGCCCCGTTCGAGCCGATGCCGGGCGGGGTCGAGCACATCCCCGCGACGATCGAAGCGCTCGAGGCGGCCATGGATGACCGCGTCGCCGCGGTCATCGTCGAGCCCATCCAGGGCGAGGCCGGTGTGGTCGAGCTGCCGGAGGGCTACCTGGCCGCCGCCCGCTCGCTGACGCTGGCGCACGGCGCCCTGCTGATCGTGGACGAGATCCAGACCGGGGCCGGACGCACCGGCGCCTGGTTCGGTTTCAGCCACGAGGGGATCACCCCCGACGCGATCACCCTCGCGAAGGGCATCGGCGGCGGCTTCCCGATCGGCGCCCTGGTCACCTACGGTGCGGCCAGCGATCTGTTCACGCCCGGGTCCCACGGTTCCACCTTCGGCGGCAACCCGCTCGCGACCGCGGTGGCCGATGCGGTGCTGACCGAGATCGAGCGCGCCGGACTCGTCGAGAACGCCGCACGCCGCGGGGAGGAGCTGCGCGAGCTGATCCTCGGCCTCGACTCGCCGCTGATCTCCGCCGTGCGCGGCCGCGGCCTCCTGATCGGTGTCGCGCTGAGCGCACCGGTCGCCGGCGACGTCGTCGCCGCGGCGCAGGAGCGCGGCCTCATCGTGAACGCCGCGAACCCCGAGACCGTGCGCATCGCACCCGCCCTCACGATCGGCGACGACGAGCTCGCCGAGTTCCGCGAGCTGTTCGCCGCTGCTCTCGCCGATGTCTCGGCATCCGTCTCTGGAAAGGTTCCCGCATGA
- the argF gene encoding ornithine carbamoyltransferase, with protein sequence MTRHLLRDDDLTPAEQAEILDLAIELKKDRWADKSLAGPQTVAVIFDKSSTRTRVSFAVGIADLGGSPLIISTANSQLGGKETPSDTARVLERQVAAIVWRTYAQAGLEEMAEGTRVPVINALSDDFHPCQLLADLLTIREHKGELKGLTLTFFGDGQSNMAHSYALACVTAGMHVRIASPADYAPRADVIEAADRRAAETGGSIALYTDPVEAAAGADVVVTDTWVSMGKEEEKIARIRDLGGYKVTPETMELADSEAIFIHCLPADRGYEVDSTVIDGPQSVVWDEAENRLHAQKALLVWLLGKKDA encoded by the coding sequence ATGACCCGCCACCTGCTGCGTGACGACGACCTCACGCCCGCCGAGCAGGCGGAGATCCTCGATCTCGCCATCGAGCTGAAGAAGGACCGCTGGGCCGACAAGAGCCTGGCCGGTCCGCAGACCGTCGCCGTGATCTTCGACAAGTCCTCGACCCGCACCCGGGTGTCGTTCGCGGTGGGCATCGCGGACCTCGGCGGCTCGCCGCTCATCATCTCGACGGCGAACAGCCAGCTGGGCGGCAAGGAGACGCCGTCCGACACGGCGCGCGTGCTCGAGCGGCAGGTCGCGGCGATCGTGTGGCGCACCTATGCGCAGGCCGGGCTCGAGGAGATGGCGGAGGGCACGCGTGTCCCCGTGATCAACGCGCTCTCGGACGACTTCCACCCCTGCCAGCTGCTGGCGGACCTGCTCACGATCCGCGAGCACAAGGGAGAGCTCAAGGGTCTCACCCTCACGTTCTTCGGCGACGGCCAGAGCAACATGGCGCACTCCTACGCGCTGGCCTGCGTCACCGCCGGCATGCACGTGCGCATCGCCTCCCCGGCCGACTACGCGCCGCGTGCCGACGTGATCGAGGCGGCGGACCGCCGTGCCGCGGAGACCGGGGGATCGATCGCGCTCTACACCGACCCGGTCGAGGCCGCCGCGGGCGCCGACGTCGTGGTCACCGACACGTGGGTGTCCATGGGCAAGGAAGAGGAGAAGATCGCGCGCATCCGCGATCTCGGCGGCTACAAGGTGACGCCGGAGACGATGGAGCTCGCCGACTCCGAGGCGATCTTCATCCACTGCCTCCCGGCCGACCGCGGCTACGAGGTCGACTCGACCGTGATCGACGGACCGCAGAGCGTCGTGTGGGACGAAGCCGAGAACCGCCTGCACGCGCAGAAGGCCCTGCTGGTCTGGCTGCTCGGCAAGAAGGACGCGTGA
- the argH gene encoding argininosuccinate lyase, with the protein MTDSTHEGTNEGALWGARFATGPSPELVELSRSTHFDWILAPYDIAGSHAHATALAAAGYLEPDEAERMHAGLDAVARKVADGTLLPVPTDEDVHGALEQALIVELGPELGGRLRAGRSRNDQIATLVRMYLIDHARVIARDILRVIDALVAQAEAHPDAILPGRTHLQHAQPVLLAHHLQAHGWPLVRELERLVDWRRRAGVSPYGGGALAGSTLGLDPALVATELGLDRPAENSLDGTAARDVVAEFAFITAMTGVDISRLAEEIILWNTREFGFVTLDDGYSTGSSIMPQKKNPDIAELARGKSGRLIGNLSGLLATLKGLPLAYNRDLQEDKEPVFDSVQTLEVLLPAFAGMIATLRFDTERMAELAPQGFSLATDVAEWLVKQRVPFRDAHEISGALVRACEEQGIGLEDASDELLLSVSPHLVPAVREVLTIEGSVASRTGAGGTAPVRVTEQRAELVARAQAAAHALGL; encoded by the coding sequence ATGACCGACTCGACGCACGAAGGCACCAACGAGGGAGCACTCTGGGGCGCCCGGTTCGCGACGGGCCCGTCGCCCGAGCTGGTGGAGCTCAGCCGCTCGACGCACTTCGACTGGATCCTCGCGCCCTACGACATCGCCGGCTCGCACGCGCACGCGACGGCGCTCGCCGCCGCCGGGTATCTCGAGCCGGACGAGGCCGAGCGGATGCACGCCGGGCTGGATGCCGTGGCGCGCAAGGTCGCGGACGGCACGCTGCTCCCGGTGCCGACGGACGAGGACGTGCACGGCGCGCTCGAGCAGGCGCTCATCGTGGAGCTCGGCCCCGAGCTCGGCGGACGGCTCCGGGCGGGCCGAAGCCGCAACGACCAGATCGCGACCCTCGTGCGCATGTACCTGATCGATCACGCGCGGGTGATCGCCCGCGACATCCTGCGGGTCATCGACGCCCTCGTCGCACAGGCCGAGGCGCACCCCGACGCGATCCTCCCCGGACGCACGCACCTGCAGCACGCGCAGCCCGTGCTGCTCGCCCATCACCTCCAGGCGCACGGCTGGCCGCTGGTGCGCGAGCTCGAACGGCTCGTGGACTGGCGTCGTCGCGCCGGGGTCTCGCCCTACGGCGGGGGAGCGCTGGCCGGCTCGACGCTCGGTCTCGACCCGGCGCTCGTGGCGACCGAGCTCGGGCTCGACCGCCCGGCCGAGAACTCGCTCGACGGCACCGCGGCACGCGACGTCGTGGCGGAGTTCGCCTTCATCACCGCCATGACCGGAGTCGACATCTCCCGCCTGGCGGAGGAGATCATCCTCTGGAACACCCGCGAGTTCGGCTTCGTCACGCTCGACGACGGCTACTCGACCGGCTCCAGCATCATGCCGCAGAAGAAGAACCCCGACATCGCCGAGCTCGCACGCGGCAAGTCCGGTCGGCTCATCGGCAACCTGTCCGGCCTGCTGGCGACCTTGAAGGGATTGCCGCTCGCGTACAACCGCGACCTGCAGGAGGACAAGGAGCCGGTGTTCGACTCGGTGCAGACCCTCGAGGTGCTGCTCCCTGCCTTCGCGGGCATGATCGCCACGCTGCGCTTCGACACCGAGCGGATGGCTGAGCTCGCACCGCAGGGCTTCTCGCTCGCGACCGATGTGGCCGAGTGGCTCGTGAAGCAGCGGGTCCCGTTCCGTGACGCCCATGAGATCTCCGGCGCGCTCGTGCGCGCGTGCGAAGAGCAAGGGATCGGTCTCGAGGACGCGTCAGACGAGCTGCTGCTGTCGGTCTCGCCGCATCTGGTCCCGGCAGTGCGCGAGGTCCTCACGATCGAGGGCTCCGTGGCGTCGCGGACCGGTGCCGGCGGCACCGCTCCGGTACGGGTGACCGAGCAGCGCGCGGAACTCGTCGCCCGGGCGCAGGCCGCGGCTCACGCCCTCGGTCTGTAG